One Rhodospirillaceae bacterium genomic region harbors:
- a CDS encoding MFS transporter, whose translation MTETGASLPGHAGPPTTKSVKVTGLVSFAHLYSHFFFFVLPPLFPLLRDDLSVTYTELGVLIVVFNLVSAATQLPMGMLVDRLDAPKLLTGAVALQGLTLIVMGLVPSYWVLLAMMVPAGLANAVYHPADYSILNRAVAPHMMGRAFSMHTLSGFGGSALAPLTMVALAASLGWNFAVIYVGVAGLLVAGVLQMNRALLAEEIVEHENGKPSVKTIPSLKSTAILLLSLPILMGFVFWLFISVAHVGVSYFSVSAFDQMYEMPLATANLALTAFLAASSAGILIGGILSDKTSRHDLIAIWGTIAAGIAILSMGFFDMTIVMIIFAMCVAGLASGVTAPSRDLLVRSVTPKDAMGTVFGFVSTGLNVGGVIAPFVFGWLLDGGQAAQVFLIAGVFQIAIIVTVIGMKKTSRF comes from the coding sequence ATGACAGAGACTGGGGCCAGCTTGCCTGGTCACGCGGGGCCACCAACGACAAAAAGTGTCAAGGTGACTGGATTGGTGAGTTTTGCGCATCTTTACAGCCATTTTTTCTTTTTTGTGCTGCCGCCTTTGTTTCCGCTTCTTCGCGATGACTTATCGGTGACGTATACCGAATTGGGCGTTCTGATTGTGGTTTTTAACCTTGTCAGTGCCGCAACCCAGTTGCCAATGGGGATGCTCGTTGACCGGCTTGATGCGCCAAAGCTGTTGACCGGAGCAGTCGCCTTGCAAGGTCTGACCTTGATCGTGATGGGGCTAGTGCCATCGTATTGGGTATTACTTGCCATGATGGTTCCAGCCGGCCTGGCGAACGCAGTTTATCATCCGGCAGACTACTCCATCCTTAACCGCGCTGTTGCGCCTCATATGATGGGGCGGGCCTTTAGCATGCATACGTTATCGGGATTTGGGGGCAGCGCGCTAGCGCCACTGACTATGGTGGCTTTGGCTGCATCGTTAGGATGGAACTTCGCTGTGATTTATGTCGGCGTCGCGGGGCTTCTGGTGGCTGGTGTATTACAGATGAATAGGGCTTTGCTTGCGGAGGAGATTGTAGAACATGAAAACGGCAAGCCCTCTGTGAAAACAATTCCGTCTCTGAAAAGCACAGCGATCCTGTTGCTATCGCTTCCGATCCTGATGGGCTTTGTCTTTTGGCTTTTCATCTCTGTGGCCCATGTCGGCGTGTCCTATTTCTCTGTTTCGGCATTTGACCAAATGTATGAGATGCCTTTGGCAACAGCTAATCTAGCGCTTACGGCGTTTCTTGCTGCAAGCAGCGCCGGTATTCTGATTGGCGGAATTCTAAGCGATAAAACCTCCCGTCATGATTTAATCGCGATCTGGGGTACTATCGCGGCTGGCATAGCGATTCTATCTATGGGCTTCTTTGACATGACGATTGTCATGATCATTTTCGCGATGTGCGTCGCTGGTTTGGCTTCAGGCGTAACGGCGCCGTCGCGGGACCTGCTCGTACGTTCGGTGACGCCGAAGGATGCGATGGGGACTGTCTTTGGGTTCGTGTCTACAGGGCTTAATGTTGGTGGTGTTATCGCGCCATTTGTATTTGGCTGGTTATTGGATGGAGGCCAAGCAGCTCAAGTCTTCTTGATAGCAGGTGTATTCCAAATTGCGATTATTGTGACGGTCATTGGCATGAAAAAGACTTCACGATTTTAA
- a CDS encoding response regulator — protein sequence MPSNSMLKSNSFASSSKILLVEPDKTNRSLLASLIEELRPERFMIAKSLAEARSAMSDRVEQFDCVILGVKNPPTSGFHFLQDIRIGGVPRTPRNTRVILVSPPPNRAMLTLAKALDLDGFIAIPVTVSSVNNTLSAALKRQREAQEPGVYADVKLPQPVKKKLPVEQKHATPNAKVVWSAKEKEKAELIRSLKDGVAADASAPPVQPAQIDNIRSFWLKDLLPGMVLAEEIQGENKELLLATGTVLNDSLIEKIKKFSELGICRSFLKAGSAPE from the coding sequence ATGCCCTCTAACTCTATGCTGAAATCTAACTCGTTCGCATCGAGTTCTAAAATCTTGCTGGTTGAACCGGACAAGACCAACCGGTCATTGCTCGCCAGTTTGATTGAGGAATTGCGGCCAGAGCGTTTTATGATCGCAAAATCATTGGCTGAAGCCCGTTCGGCCATGTCTGACCGCGTGGAACAATTTGATTGTGTGATTTTGGGTGTTAAAAACCCACCCACCAGCGGCTTTCATTTTCTGCAAGATATTAGAATTGGTGGCGTGCCCCGCACGCCAAGAAATACCCGTGTGATTCTCGTCTCCCCACCGCCCAATCGGGCCATGTTAACTCTCGCCAAAGCTTTGGACCTGGATGGTTTCATCGCTATTCCTGTAACCGTTTCCAGCGTAAACAACACGCTGTCGGCAGCTCTAAAACGGCAACGGGAAGCTCAAGAGCCGGGCGTTTATGCCGACGTAAAATTGCCGCAACCGGTAAAGAAAAAACTGCCTGTTGAACAAAAGCACGCAACGCCAAATGCAAAAGTTGTGTGGAGTGCAAAAGAAAAAGAGAAAGCGGAACTGATCCGCTCTTTAAAAGACGGAGTCGCCGCAGATGCCTCTGCCCCGCCAGTACAGCCAGCTCAAATAGACAATATTCGATCCTTTTGGCTCAAGGATCTGCTGCCAGGTATGGTGCTGGCGGAAGAGATACAGGGAGAGAATAAAGAACTTCTCCTCGCAACGGGAACTGTTTTAAACGACTCTCTCATTGAAAAGATCAAGAAATTTAGTGAACTAGGTATCTGCCGCTCGTTCTTAAAGGCTGGGTCAGCGCCTGAATAG
- a CDS encoding DUF1838 family protein, which produces MKRRTLLKSMVAPVIIGASATLLHSRLPAAATHTLLDPNNPDDLYVIHRKLNYRFDNGLVFWYIQAVRNGLVDSEFTPFWKMDVGFIASVRDLDDRRYEVKTMSAIFYTDLETGKLIDSFDNPYTGQKIPVRQPTLSVSARAHNKTGLEARPPRPGVDMKEYGDIGPAWVIGDDVWCQADTGFRIEANDERPQPTQVNDWFTYHGSISEVSNPDVQSAQATQNFNDINTWPAWLNMGDHPGNYVSRGFGRKVASMSAMPESWQKLMKEQYPKEFADPQSRIDG; this is translated from the coding sequence ATGAAAAGAAGAACATTGCTAAAGTCTATGGTAGCCCCAGTTATTATAGGGGCTTCTGCAACTTTGCTTCATTCACGCCTTCCCGCAGCTGCAACACACACTCTTCTCGATCCGAACAATCCTGATGATCTCTACGTCATTCATCGCAAGTTGAACTATAGGTTCGATAACGGTTTAGTGTTTTGGTATATACAAGCTGTTCGTAATGGTTTGGTCGACAGCGAGTTCACACCATTCTGGAAAATGGACGTCGGTTTTATTGCATCTGTGCGCGACTTAGATGACAGGCGATACGAAGTCAAAACCATGAGTGCTATTTTTTATACAGATCTCGAAACCGGCAAACTCATCGATAGCTTCGATAATCCTTATACCGGTCAAAAGATTCCCGTTCGCCAACCAACTCTTAGCGTTTCAGCCCGAGCGCACAACAAAACCGGACTCGAAGCGCGCCCCCCGCGCCCCGGTGTGGATATGAAAGAATATGGTGATATCGGACCGGCTTGGGTGATTGGCGATGATGTCTGGTGTCAGGCAGACACCGGGTTTCGTATCGAGGCAAATGATGAGCGTCCGCAACCGACACAAGTGAACGACTGGTTCACCTACCATGGTTCGATCTCTGAGGTGTCAAACCCTGACGTACAAAGTGCACAGGCAACTCAAAACTTCAATGACATCAATACTTGGCCCGCCTGGCTCAACATGGGAGATCATCCAGGCAACTACGTTTCTCGTGGTTTTGGCCGAAAAGTCGCAAGCATGTCAGCGATGCCAGAATCATGGCAAAAGCTTATGAAGGAACAATACCCAAAAGAGTTCGCTGATCCTCAATCAAGAATTGATGGATAA
- a CDS encoding nitrilase-related carbon-nitrogen hydrolase, with amino-acid sequence MIDPWRATCMQVYTHILNRVSTRDDAMAIVHKSLDRWTELVDAAGRSGEKQLMLFPEFALQGFPIKESAEEWISKACFEIPGPETERLQKLAQEKKCYIGANSYEKDPDWPGRYFNCSYLIDDSGEIILKYRRINTAHAASPHDFLDKYMEKHGLEGLFPVAKTPLGNIGMMPCGEIMYPEAARALAFRGAEVILHPTSDYGADDNWSWQSAKKVRASENMVYLISANAGGMPEAYRGINDIAGQSRIFDWEGRVLTQGPSPGESLRCSSLIDVEALRRVRSTRGGFNRLAQSRPEAYAALYASTSLYPVNRFADKPMESKSMIKDLLDEALDNMAKQDMIPPRNKKLN; translated from the coding sequence GTGATCGATCCATGGCGCGCAACCTGCATGCAAGTCTACACTCACATCCTCAACCGCGTATCCACTCGCGATGACGCGATGGCGATTGTCCACAAAAGTCTGGATCGTTGGACCGAGCTTGTGGATGCCGCCGGTCGCAGTGGAGAAAAGCAACTCATGCTTTTTCCTGAATTCGCGCTTCAGGGATTTCCGATTAAGGAAAGCGCCGAAGAATGGATTTCTAAAGCGTGTTTTGAAATACCTGGACCGGAAACTGAGCGGCTTCAAAAACTTGCGCAGGAGAAGAAATGTTACATCGGTGCTAACAGTTATGAGAAAGACCCTGACTGGCCCGGGCGCTACTTCAACTGTTCGTACCTAATAGATGACAGCGGAGAGATTATTCTCAAGTACCGCCGCATTAATACAGCGCATGCTGCGTCCCCGCATGACTTTCTCGATAAGTACATGGAGAAACATGGCTTAGAGGGGCTATTCCCTGTGGCCAAAACGCCGCTTGGAAACATCGGTATGATGCCGTGTGGGGAGATCATGTATCCAGAAGCTGCGCGGGCACTGGCGTTTAGAGGTGCCGAGGTGATTTTGCATCCTACGTCAGATTATGGCGCAGATGACAACTGGAGTTGGCAGTCAGCGAAAAAGGTCCGCGCTTCAGAGAACATGGTTTATCTGATCTCGGCCAACGCCGGTGGCATGCCAGAGGCATATCGCGGGATCAATGACATAGCAGGGCAATCTCGCATTTTCGACTGGGAAGGTCGTGTTTTAACGCAAGGCCCAAGCCCAGGTGAGTCCTTGCGCTGTTCGTCACTGATTGACGTTGAGGCTTTACGGCGTGTTCGTTCAACACGGGGTGGATTTAACAGGCTTGCTCAGTCTCGTCCTGAAGCCTATGCGGCGCTTTACGCTTCCACCAGTTTGTATCCGGTTAATCGCTTTGCTGATAAGCCCATGGAATCCAAAAGTATGATCAAAGATCTCTTAGATGAAGCCTTAGATAACATGGCCAAACAAGACATGATTCCGCCACGCAATAAAAAATTGAACTGA
- a CDS encoding nitrilase-related carbon-nitrogen hydrolase, whose amino-acid sequence MVQPWTATCMQVYTYTVNSATTRLEAMEIVHKSLDRWVTLAKAAARGNGPHLLLFPEFALTGFPLTESADEWIEKACIQIPGPETEKLQKAAQEMKCYIGANSYETDPDWPGRYFNCSYLIDPSGDVILKYRRINTVHTASPHDFMDAYLDKYGLEGTFPVAKTPLGNLAMMPCGEIMYPEAARMFMFRGAEVLLHPTSDHGAADKWAWESAKKVRASENMMYLISTNATGQIGTFIPEGQTLGHSKIIDFHGRILADVGGPGESTVASATIDVEALRRERRIPGAGNRLLRQRIEMYRPLYNETSFYPPNAFADAPMDSKARIMELQQEALEKMAKAGVVN is encoded by the coding sequence ATGGTGCAGCCTTGGACCGCAACGTGCATGCAGGTTTACACATATACGGTAAATAGCGCGACCACGCGTTTAGAAGCGATGGAAATTGTTCACAAGAGCCTTGACCGTTGGGTCACATTGGCTAAAGCCGCAGCGCGAGGAAACGGTCCTCACTTACTGCTCTTTCCTGAGTTTGCCTTAACAGGCTTTCCACTCACAGAAAGCGCCGACGAATGGATTGAGAAAGCGTGCATTCAGATACCAGGCCCTGAAACAGAAAAGCTTCAAAAAGCGGCACAGGAGATGAAGTGTTACATCGGAGCAAACAGTTATGAGACAGATCCTGACTGGCCAGGGCGTTATTTTAATTGCAGTTATTTGATTGATCCGTCGGGAGACGTGATTCTCAAGTATCGCCGCATCAACACGGTTCATACAGCTTCGCCTCATGATTTTATGGATGCCTATCTCGACAAATACGGCTTAGAGGGCACGTTCCCGGTTGCCAAGACACCGCTTGGAAATCTGGCGATGATGCCGTGCGGCGAGATCATGTACCCTGAAGCGGCTCGCATGTTCATGTTCCGCGGCGCTGAGGTGCTATTGCACCCCACATCCGATCATGGGGCTGCTGATAAATGGGCCTGGGAGTCGGCTAAAAAGGTGAGGGCATCCGAGAACATGATGTACCTCATCTCAACAAATGCAACTGGCCAAATCGGCACGTTTATCCCAGAAGGTCAAACACTCGGCCATTCCAAGATTATCGACTTCCATGGTCGTATCTTGGCCGACGTTGGCGGGCCAGGCGAAAGCACGGTCGCATCTGCTACGATTGATGTTGAAGCCTTGCGCCGGGAGCGGCGTATACCTGGCGCTGGTAATCGTTTGCTGCGTCAACGGATTGAAATGTATCGACCGCTTTACAACGAAACCTCTTTTTATCCGCCAAACGCATTTGCAGATGCACCGATGGACTCCAAAGCTAGGATAATGGAACTACAACAGGAAGCTTTAGAGAAAATGGCGAAAGCCGGAGTCGTCAACTAG
- a CDS encoding DsbA family oxidoreductase gives MRIDIVFDTVCPWCYVGKRRFDRALAQRPNIVPEIQYRSFLLNPDLPAGGVNRREFLERKFGSSQQYDRVVEALVHTGKGEGIDFALEKIDRTPNSANSHRLVRLAQTIGAQSKAVDAIFAAYFERGLDIGDPEVLIRLAVEIGLDKQAATTHMLSDGDLNSVFNENARMHRLGVTGVPCYIFNESKAISGAQEPDIILRLLDMTAAEEAEQPTLQSTG, from the coding sequence ATGCGTATAGACATTGTTTTCGACACCGTTTGTCCATGGTGTTATGTGGGTAAGCGCCGGTTTGACCGGGCTTTAGCTCAGCGGCCAAATATTGTTCCAGAGATTCAATACCGCTCTTTTCTTCTCAACCCAGATCTTCCCGCCGGCGGGGTTAATCGGCGTGAGTTCCTAGAGCGTAAATTTGGGTCCTCACAACAGTATGATCGTGTTGTTGAGGCCTTAGTGCATACCGGCAAAGGCGAAGGTATAGACTTTGCGTTGGAAAAAATTGACCGCACGCCCAACTCCGCTAATTCCCATCGTCTAGTGCGCCTCGCCCAAACCATCGGGGCACAAAGCAAGGCCGTAGATGCTATATTTGCGGCTTACTTCGAGCGTGGCCTGGATATTGGAGACCCTGAAGTTCTAATTCGGCTTGCTGTTGAAATCGGCTTGGATAAGCAAGCTGCGACGACACATATGCTGAGTGATGGGGACCTCAATTCAGTATTCAATGAAAATGCACGCATGCATCGGCTTGGGGTAACAGGTGTGCCTTGCTACATCTTTAATGAAAGCAAGGCGATCTCTGGAGCGCAGGAACCAGATATCATTCTGCGTTTGTTAGATATGACCGCGGCAGAGGAAGCGGAACAGCCCACACTGCAAAGTACGGGCTGA